In Cloacibacterium caeni, a single window of DNA contains:
- the mtgA gene encoding monofunctional biosynthetic peptidoglycan transglycosylase has product MWKFIKKLFYTIAIISIFSIIWGRFFNPIITITQIEGLVKYQKLDRDYISFDEMGRNIKKAVIASEDQNFYRHNGFDFQAIQKAFADNQKGKKLKGGSTISQQTAKNIFLWNGRSYVRKGLEAIFTFIIEKVWSKDIILERYLNSIEMGQGVFGVEAASHYYFGKSAADLTKSEAAWIAVCLPNPKKYDPKNPSSYLSRKHSWVMRQMNYVNLE; this is encoded by the coding sequence ATGTGGAAATTTATTAAGAAACTATTTTATACCATTGCCATCATCAGCATTTTTTCTATTATTTGGGGAAGATTTTTTAATCCTATTATTACCATTACGCAAATAGAAGGTTTGGTGAAATATCAAAAACTAGACAGAGATTACATCAGCTTTGATGAAATGGGAAGAAACATAAAAAAGGCGGTCATTGCTAGCGAAGATCAGAATTTTTACAGACATAATGGTTTTGATTTTCAAGCCATCCAAAAAGCATTTGCAGATAATCAAAAAGGAAAAAAATTAAAAGGAGGAAGTACCATTTCTCAACAAACCGCTAAAAATATTTTCCTTTGGAACGGTAGAAGTTATGTAAGAAAAGGTCTGGAAGCTATTTTCACATTTATCATAGAAAAAGTTTGGAGCAAAGACATTATTTTAGAACGCTACCTGAATTCCATAGAAATGGGACAAGGTGTTTTCGGGGTAGAAGCAGCAAGTCACTACTATTTTGGGAAATCTGCAGCAGATTTAACCAAATCGGAAGCAGCTTGGATTGCAGTTTGTCTCCCAAATCCTAAAAAATATGACCCGAAAAATCCGAGTTCTTATCTTTCTAGAAAACATTCTTGGGTGATGAGACAAATGAATTACGTAAATTTGGAGTAA